The DNA window TGGTGCCCGATCCGCAACACCTGCATCGCTTCGATGCCCAGCAGCAGGCGATGCGCTAACCCCCTTCCCCATTGCAACGCACAGCAGGAGATCTCCCCATGTATCTGGACAAGTTCAAGCTCGATGGCCGCGTGGCCGTCGTCACCGGTGGCGGTCGCGCGATCGGCCTGGCCATCTGCGAGGCCCTGGCCGAAGCCGGCGCCAAGGTGATCATCGCCGACCACGATACGGCCGTGGCCGAGGAAGGCCTAGCGACCCTGCGCGCCAAGGGCCTTGACGCCCAGATCGTGCAGATGGACGTGACCGACTCGGCGCGCGTGAATGCGGTGGCCGACGAACTGGTCGCCCAGCACGGCAAGGTCGACATCCTGGTCAACAACGCCGGCATCGCGCGCAGCATGACCCCGGCCGAGACCGTCGCCGACGAGCACTGGCTCAACGTGATCGACGTGAATCTCAACGGCACCTTCTGGTGCTGCCGCGCCTTCGGCAAGCACATGCTGGACAAGGGCGACGGGGTGATCGTCAACGTCGGCTCGATGTCCGGCTTCATCGTCAACAAACCCCAGGCCCAGGCTTACTACAATGCCTCCAAGGCCGCGGTGCATCACCTGACCAAGTCGCTGGCCGCCGAATGGGGCGCGCGCGGCGTGCGCGTCAACGCGGTCGCCCCGACCTACATTGCCACCCCGCTCAATGCCTTCGTCAAGGAGGATCCGCAGATGTACGACGCCTGGATCAACGGCACCCCGATGGCCCGCCTGGGCGAGGTCGAGGAGATCGCCTCGGTCGCGCTGTTCCTGGCCTCCAACGCCTCCAGCCTGATGACCGGCAGCATCGTGCTGGCCGACGGCGGCTACACCTGCTGGTAAGCCAACCCATGCAGGCCAACGACAAGGTGTACATCGGCGTGGACGTGGGCACCGGCAGCGCCCGCGCCGGCGTCTTCGACGCGCGCGGCCAGCTGCTGGGCACCGCGCGCCACGCCATCCAGATCTGGTACCTGCCCGGCGACATGGTCGAGCAGTCCTCGCAGGACATCTGGCATGCGTGCGTGCAGGCCATCGCCGGCGCGGTCGCCGAGGCCGGCATCGCGCCGACACAGGTGGCCGGCATCGGCTTCGACGCCACCTGCTCGCTGGTGGCCGTGGACGCCGACGGCGGGCCGGTGTCCATCAGTCCGACCGGCGAGGCCACGCGCGATGTCATCGTGTGGATGGATCACCGCGCCACCGAGCAGGCCGCGCGCATCAACGCCACCGATGAACCGGTGCTGCGCTATGTCGGCGGACAGATCTCCCCGGAGATGGAAACGCCCAAGCTGCTGTGGCTCAAGGAGCACCTGCCGGACCGCTATGCGCAGGCTGCGCACTTCTTCGACCTGGCCGACTGGCTGACCTGGCGTGCCACCGGCAGCACCGCGCGCTCGCTGTGCACGGTGACCTGCAAGTGGACCTACGTGCAGCACGAGGGCGGCTGGAGCCGGCGCTACTTCGAACGCATCGGCCTGGCCGACCTGCTGGACGACGATGCCCGCCGCATCGGCACCGACATCGTCGCGCCCGGCACCGCGCTGGGCGCCGGCCTGGACGCGCGCGCGGCGCAGGAACTCGGTCTGCCGGCCGGGATCGCGGTGGGTGCCTCGCTGATCGACGCCCATGCCGGCGCCATCGGCACGATTTCCAGTCCGGACACCGACGGGACACCGGTGCCGCCCACGGCGCGCCTGGCCTACATCCTGGGGACTTCGGCCTGTGTGCTGGCCACCACCGAGGAGCCCTGCTTTACCCCCGGGGTGTGGGGCCCCTACGGCGCGGCCATGATCGAAGGCCTGTGGCTCAACGAGGGCGGTCAGTCGGCAGCCGGCGTGGCGATCGACACCCTGGTCCGCTCGCATCCCGGCTATCCCGAAGCCAGCGCCCAGGCCGAGGCCGACGGCAAGGACGTGCTGCGCTGGCTGGAGGAACGCGTGCTGGCAAAGGCCGAGTCCGCCTCGCATGCCGCCCTGCTCGCCCGCGGCCTGCACGTCCTGCCCGACTATCTGGGCAATCGTTCGCCCGATGCCGACCCCAACGCCCGCGCGATGATCGCCGGACTGACCATCGACCACGACCTGCAGGGCCTGGAGGCCCTTTACGTGGCCGGCCTGTGCGGCCTGGGCTACGGCCTGGCCGACATCATCGATGCCCTGCGCGCGCAGGGCGTGCGCTTTGACAGCGTGATCATGAGCGGCGGCGCAAGCCAGAGCCGGCTGGTGCGCCAGCTGATGGCCGATGCCAGCGGGGTCCAGGTGCAGGTCGCCGCCACCGCCGAGCCGGTGCTGCTGGGCAGCGCGATGATCGGGGCGGTGGCCAGCGGCGGGTTCACCGATCTGCCGGCGGCGATGGGCGCGATGAGCGCGCTGGGCGCGAGCACCGAGCCGACGCCAGCGGCACTGACCCGGTTCCACGCCGCCAAGCGCCGTGGCTACCAGTCGATGCAGGCCCTGGACCGCACCTTGCGCCGCGAAATGGCCGACGTTTCTCCTGGAGCCTGACCTCGATGTTCCTGATCTGTGGCGAAGCGTTGTTCGACGTGTTCACCCAATCGCCGCAGGGCGATGCGATCCCGATGCTGGCCCGCCCGGGCGGCTCACCGTTCAACGTGGCCATCGGCCTGTCGCGCCTGGGCAGCCCCTCGGCGCTGCTGGGCG is part of the Pseudoxanthomonas sp. JBR18 genome and encodes:
- a CDS encoding FGGY-family carbohydrate kinase, coding for MQANDKVYIGVDVGTGSARAGVFDARGQLLGTARHAIQIWYLPGDMVEQSSQDIWHACVQAIAGAVAEAGIAPTQVAGIGFDATCSLVAVDADGGPVSISPTGEATRDVIVWMDHRATEQAARINATDEPVLRYVGGQISPEMETPKLLWLKEHLPDRYAQAAHFFDLADWLTWRATGSTARSLCTVTCKWTYVQHEGGWSRRYFERIGLADLLDDDARRIGTDIVAPGTALGAGLDARAAQELGLPAGIAVGASLIDAHAGAIGTISSPDTDGTPVPPTARLAYILGTSACVLATTEEPCFTPGVWGPYGAAMIEGLWLNEGGQSAAGVAIDTLVRSHPGYPEASAQAEADGKDVLRWLEERVLAKAESASHAALLARGLHVLPDYLGNRSPDADPNARAMIAGLTIDHDLQGLEALYVAGLCGLGYGLADIIDALRAQGVRFDSVIMSGGASQSRLVRQLMADASGVQVQVAATAEPVLLGSAMIGAVASGGFTDLPAAMGAMSALGASTEPTPAALTRFHAAKRRGYQSMQALDRTLRREMADVSPGA
- a CDS encoding SDR family oxidoreductase produces the protein MYLDKFKLDGRVAVVTGGGRAIGLAICEALAEAGAKVIIADHDTAVAEEGLATLRAKGLDAQIVQMDVTDSARVNAVADELVAQHGKVDILVNNAGIARSMTPAETVADEHWLNVIDVNLNGTFWCCRAFGKHMLDKGDGVIVNVGSMSGFIVNKPQAQAYYNASKAAVHHLTKSLAAEWGARGVRVNAVAPTYIATPLNAFVKEDPQMYDAWINGTPMARLGEVEEIASVALFLASNASSLMTGSIVLADGGYTCW